The Sulfurimonas aquatica genomic sequence AGTTGCTTCATCTTCATAAAGTTCTACTTCTATCTGAGTTGTAATTTGACGAAGTTGTTCAACCGCAGCCAAACGCTGTAAATCGGCAGCAACTATTAAAACTTTCTTTTGCTTATTTTTAAGATATGTAGCCAGCTTACCAGTTGTAGTCGTTTTACCAGACCCTTGAAGACCTGTCATTAGAATAGTCGTAGGAGGATTTGGAGCAAAAGTGAAACCTTTGTTTCCACCCACTTCAAGTAGTTTATATAGAGTCTCTCGCAGAGCTTCTAAAAACTGATCTTTACCTATTCCTTTTTCTTTAGTGAGAACTTGAACGTCAGCTATAAGCTCTTTTACAACTTTATGATTTACATCTGCTTTTAAAAGGTTTTTCTTTAACTCACCAAGTGCTTTAGTTAGGGCTTTGTCATCATCATGAAAACGAATCTTTTTTATTGCACTAGTAAACGAATCTGTTAAAGTATCAAACATTAAATTACCTTTTTATTTTATATATTTTTCGAATTGTAACTAAGTTTTTCTTAATTATTCAAAATTGATAAATGCTTTTGGTTCTGGCGCTGTAAACTCCATTCCGAGCAGTCTAACTTTATAAGCATGAAGCATAACACGTTTTGCACGACGCCCACCATACTGCTCGTCACCTACTATAGAGTGATCGATATAACGCAAGTGAACACGAATCTGATGAGTACGGCCATGATGGATAATACATTTGATTTTTGTCTTATTTGCACTTACTATGTCTGGAAAAAACTCACTTCTTGCTGGTTTACCTTTTGGAGAGACGTTAGAGAATGCTTTATTATTTTTTTTCTGTGTTGTTATCGGCTTATCAACTTCCATTGGCTCACTCATGATTCCTTCAACCCAAGCAATATACTCTTTATACACATTATCTTGTTTGAACTCTTTAATCGCACGTTGGCGAAACTCTTCATTTTTCACCAGCATTAAAACGCCACTAGTTTCACGGTCAAGCCTATGAAGAAGAACCGCAGGTTTGAACTGTCTCTCTATCTCATCTGAGTTAATATATGCT encodes the following:
- a CDS encoding pseudouridine synthase family protein; protein product: MALEKAYKILALQENISNGEAKSMIDRGLVYVGNKKVMIARGEIDVNTNFRVIKVEKAKPIFENDDIVVVDKPAYINSDEIERQFKPAVLLHRLDRETSGVLMLVKNEEFRQRAIKEFKQDNVYKEYIAWVEGIMSEPMEVDKPITTQKKNNKAFSNVSPKGKPARSEFFPDIVSANKTKIKCIIHHGRTHQIRVHLRYIDHSIVGDEQYGGRRAKRVMLHAYKVRLLGMEFTAPEPKAFINFE